In the Terriglobia bacterium genome, CGCTCACCCGGAAGCGCCTCTTCACCCAAGGCATCCATAGCGGCACTAGCGCCTTCAGCCGCACCGACCAGGGATAGCCCGCCGCTTCCCAGACCGCCGCCAGCACCGCCATCACTCCCGGCCCGTAACTGGGCGACCGTGGCCGTCGCGGGCACGGCCGCACCCGGCTGGGCGGAGGCCCGTTCAGCATCCGGATGGCGTACTTCCGGTGGTAGCCCGTGTTGGCACAAAATTCGTTCAAGATCACCTGCTTCAGCTTTCGGTCCGCTCGGCGATAGCGGCCGTAGATCGAAAGAAAATACTCCCGTCTCGAGTGACGACTCATGGCAACCCTCCTCCATCTCCCTGGATTCGGGTTACACCTAAAACGGCGCGACGGGTTACATCCTTAAATGTCTCGACAGCCTCTCATCAGTTACATTTAACATGTCTCCATACGGCTTGTAGACTTTTACGGAACCGGATAGTACACTGGCAGTCTTTATTTCCTCTGATCTGCTGACAAGGAGCAATTGATGGCGCCGAAGCCAGGCCTGAAGCTGATGGTCATCTCGTCCGCAATTCTATTTTTATTCCTGGCGTGCGCAAGCCCCGCAGCGCGAGCTCAAGAGCTGGCTGCTACTCCGCCCATGGGCTGGAACAGTTGGAACCATTATGCCTGCAAAGTGAGCGATGCGATTGTCCGCGAGCAGGCCCGCGCCATGGCCGCCAACGGCATGAAGGCCGCGGGCTACGAATACATCAACATCGATGACTGCTGGCAGGGCAAGCGCGACGCCAAAGGAATCATACATCCGAACGACCGCTTCCCGGATATGAAAGCGCTCGGCGATTACATCCACAGCCTGGGCCTGAAGTTCGGCATCTATTCCTCGCCCGGCCCCAAGACTTGCGCAAAGTACGAAGGCAGCTACCATCACGAGAAGCAGGACGCTGAAACCTACGCGTCCTGGGGCGTGGATTATCTGAAGTACGACTGGTGCAGCGCCCGGACTGTTTACAAGCCGTCCGATATGCCCGCCGCCTACAAGAAGATGCACGAGGCGCTCGTGGCAACCGGCCGGCCGATTGTCTACAGCCTGTGCCAGTACGGAATGGACCGCGTGTGGCGCTGGGGACCGTCGGTTGGCGGCAATCTTTGGCGGACCACGGATGACATCGAGGACAATTACGCGCGCATGGCGTTCATCGGTTTTGGGCAGGAGGGTCTCGCCAAATTCGCCGGCCCGGGCCATTGGAACGATCCCGACATGCTCGAGGTGGGCAACGGGCATATGAGCGCGGATGAATACCGCACCCACATGAGCCTGTGGTGCATCCTGGCGGCGCCGCTGATTTCCGGCAATGACCTCGCCAGCATGTCGCAGGAAACCCTCGCTACGCTGACCAATCCGGAAGTGATTGCCGTGGACCAGGACCCGGCTGGAACTGAGGGTTACCGTGTGTCGCAGGAAGGTCCGTTGCAGGTGTGGGTTAAGCCGCTGGCCGACGACAGCAAGGCGGTGGGGCTTTTTAATGCGGGCGAATCGCCCATGCCGGTCACCATCCGCTTCAAGGACATCGGACTCAGCGGCGAAGTTTCGGTGCGTGACCTGTGGGAGCGGAAGGACCTGGGCGGCTTCAGTGGAAGCTACTCGGCCAGGGTCCCGCGGCACGGCGTCGTGATGGTCAGGCTAAAATCAGGGAGTTAGATACGCGAAGGCAGCTCGCTTTGTCAGGACGCCACGCCAGGCCACGCCACCCGGAGGCAAGGATTGGAGTATGGATTTTAAGGACTCACTCAAGGTCGCAAAGCCCCTGGCAGGGACCTGCGAACATCAGTGGCTGGAACAGGAGAGCCCCTTTCTTGTCGCGCAGCTCTGCAAACTGTGCCGGCTCTACCGCTACAAGGTAGCTCCCATCTCCGACTGGGAGTACCGCGCCCCAATCCCGCGGTCCACCTTCGGCATGGACACCGCCTGATTCTTTATCGCAGTCAGTAAACTTCTGCTGAGCGTCACGGGTTGAGTTTTCGAATCGCGTGAACTATCTTTAATTTTCGGGCTCCGGAGTTCGGGCGGACCCTTGCGGCCACGCAACAGACCCTCAAGAACGCCAATGGACCCTATATTCCCAACCCGGGCTTTGCTGGTCGATCTTTACGAACTCACCATGGCGGCGGGGTATTTCGAGCACGCCATGGATTTCCAGGCCACCTTCGAACTGTTTGTCCGTTCCCTGCCCGCCGAACGGTCCTTCCTGGTTGCGGCAGGAGTGGATGATGCGCTCGATTATCTCGAAAGCCTGCGCTTCTCCGACGATGACATCGCCTACCTCCGCGGTCTCGCGCTCTTCCGGGCGTTACCGGAAGATTTCTTCGAATACTTAAGAACGTTCCGTTTTGAAGGGGACGTTGCGGGCGTTCCGGAAGGCACTGTCGTTTTCGCCGAAGAACCCATCCTGCAATTGACGGCGCCGGTGGCGGCTGCGCAAATCGTCGAGACCTACCTGCTTTCCGTCATCAACTTTGAAACACTCGTGGCCTCAAAAGCCGCGCGCGTAGTGCATGCCGCCGCGGGACGCAGCGTGCTGGAATTCGGAACACGCCGCGCGCAGGGGCCGGAAGCCGGCCTGCGGGCCGCCCGCGCCGCTTATCTTGGCGGCTGCGACGCCACCTCCAACGCGGAAGCCGGCCGTCTCTATGGCATTCCCGTCGCCGGAACGGCAGCCCACTCCTGGACGCAGGCTTTTCCCTCTGAGCGTGAAAGCTTTGAGGCACTGCTCGAAGTCTTCCCGGACACCGGCGTGCTGCTGATCGATACTTACGATGATCTGGCAGGCGCGGAAACGGCGGCATCGCTCGGCAGAAAATTCAGCGCCGTGCGGCTTGACAGTGGAGACTTGATCGAGAAGAGCCGCAAGGTCCGCGCCATCCTTGACGAGCATGGGCTCCGTGACGTAAAGATCATCGCCAGCGGCGATCTGAACGAAGACCGGATTGAAAAGCTGGTTGAAGCGGGAGCGCCCATCAACTCCTTCGGCGTCGGCACGGACCTTGCAACCTCGCGCGACGTGCCGGCGCTGAGCGTGGTTTACAAGCTGGTGGAGATAGACCGCGGCGGTCAGGTGGAATACAAGGCCAAGTTCAGCGAAGAGAAAGTCTACTGCCCGGGACGCAAGCAGGTCTTCCGCTTCAGCCATGAGGGCAAATACCATCACGACGTCATCGCGCGCTTCGGCGAGACTTACGCGGACGGCGAGCCTCTGCTCCAGCCGCTGATGCGCAACGGGCGCCGTCTCGAGGCGCGGCGCAGCGCGTCGTCAATCCGCGAAACGGTGCTGGCCGGTCTGGGCCGGCTTCCAGCGCCATACCGACGGCTGCGCGGTGCTCCCGACTATCCCGTAGAGAAGAGCCGCGCACTCCTCGAACTGCACGAGCAGGTGCGCAGCCAGTACGTGACGGCACGCAAGCCTGCTGGCGCGCCGCGATCAAGCTGACGCGCGGAGGATCGAATGGCACTGCCTCTGGCCCTCTTTGATGTTGATACCCAAATTGACTTTATGGAGCCGGCAGGGAAGCTTTACGTTCCGCACGCAGAAGACATCATTCCCAATCTGGTCCGCTTGATGGCGTACGCGCGCGAAAGGAATATTCCTGTAATCTCCTCCGCTGATGCTCACGCACCCGACGATCCCGAATTCAAAGTGTGGCCGCCCCACTGCGTTGCCGGCACGCGCGGCCAGCAGCACATCAAGGAAACCTTTCTGCCCGGAGCCCTGACTGTTTCGATGGGCTCCGGGCCTTTCATTCCGCCTGAGAAGTGGCCGCCGCAGATCATTCTCGAAAAGGATGTCTATGAGACCACGGCAAACCCGAATTTTGACGGCATTCTGCAGGCCCTGGGTCCGCGCCGCTATATCGTCTTTGGCGTTGCCACGGAGTATTGCGTGCGCGCCGACGTGCTCGCGCTGCGAGAACGCAACAAACCCGTCGCGCTGGTCGTGGACGCAATCAAAGCGATCAGCGAGGAAGGCGGGCGCAAGGCGCTTGACGAAATGGCCGCCGCCGGAGTCGAACTGGTGACGACCGCCGACGTGTGCAAGTGAAACTGCATTGTGCCTGCTAAGGCGGCTCGGCAGAAAACCCGGAAGCGTTAACGGCCCTGCAGGAATCCGCTCCCATCCTGATAGCGGCCCGGAGGTGTTTATTCGAGCGAGCGACCCCCTGCTCCGCCCCAGTATCTCCAGGCGTAGTAGAGCGGGACGCCCGCCAGAATAATGGCCAGTCCCAGCGCGGATTCCAGCGGCTTGGTCATCATCGTATTGGCCACGATGGCCAGGGCGGCAAGGATGAAGGCGATGGGCAGCACCGGATATCCCCAGACGCGGTAAGGACGATCGAGATCAGGCAGGCGCCGTCGCAGGATGATCACACCGGCAATCGCCGCCGCCGAAAAGATCCACATGGCAAAGATCACGTACGTGTAAAGTTCCTCAAACGATCCGCTGACGGCCAGAACGGTTGACCATGCTCCCAGCACAATGAGGGCGACGGCGGGCGTCTGGAATTTCGGATGAACGCGGGCCACCATCCGGAAGAACACGCCATCCTTCGCCATCGCGTAATAGACCCGCGGTGATGTCAGGATGGTCCCATTCAACGCCCCAAAAATCGAGCACAGGATCAGCGCTGAGACAAACCGCGCGCCTCGCGGGCCGATCAGGAACTCCATGGCGGTTGCCGCCACCCGCTGATGCTCCGCCATCACCGGCATGGGCAGGACGCGCAGATAGGCTGCGTTGGCAGCCAGATAGACGACGATGATGATAGTGGTCCCAAGGAAAAACCCGAGGGGAAGGTATTTTGACGGGTTCTTCACCTCGCCCGCCGTGTAAGAAAGCTGGTGCCAGCCCTGGTAGGCCCATAAGACCCCGACCAGCGCGACGCCAAACGTGCTGAGCGTCGTGTGGGGCGTGGGAAGCGGATGGGCCGCTGCGGCGGGGGTCAGCGGCGGCAGAAAAATCGCGCAGCCTATGATGATGACCAGCCCGCCGACCTTGGCGATGGTGAAGATGGTCTGCACCGCCGTGCCCTTTTTCACACCCAGAATGTTGATCGCGGTGAGCACCGCAATCACCAGCCCCGCCAGAACTTTCTGCTCGAGCGAAGTGAGCGGCACAAAACCCGAAGCATAGATTCCAAAGGCGACGCCCAGCGTGGCGGCGGAACCGGCGTCAATCACCAGCAGTGATCCCCAGCCGTAAAGAAAGGCGAGCAGTTTGCCGTAGGCTTCGCGCAGGTAGATGTAAATGCCTCCGGCTTCCGGCATCGCAGCGCCCAGTTCCGCCAGTGACAACGCCCCGGCCAACGCCAGCGCGCCGCCCACAATCCAAACCAGGTAGAGGCTGAAGACGCTTCCCACCTCCATGGCGACGTTGTGCGGCACCAGGAAAATTCCCGAACCGATGATGGTGCCCACCACAATCGTTGTGGAACCCAGGAGGCCGATTTCGCGCGGCAAGCTCCGAACTTCAGCCTTTTGGGACACGTGATTCAGTTGTGAAGCCATTCCATTCGTCCTTCCAGCGCGGCGTTCGCGGCCCGGCGCTCCCCGCGCTGCTCCTTATTCCCGATATCTCTTGTCATACCCAAAATTCGCGTTTCAGGTTTTCCTGCCTGGCTGGCTCTGCCTCGAACGCAACCCTTTACGGCTGCATTGGGCGCCATTATACTGGGAGACTGCCTCAAGAACCTAGGTAAACTTTTCGGATGGCGGCTGGGCTTGGGAAGCGTAGCGGCGAGTTTATCTCGCCAAGTGGCGGCGTAAAGCCGCCGCTACGTCAGAACCTTCGGCTACTTTTACCGGATTGTCCCGAAACGGGCAAGGGAGCTGCGCACCACTATGAATTTTATTCCCGATCGCTTTCGCGGCCAATGCGTCCTGGTGGTGGGAGGCGCGCAAGGCATCGGCAAGGGCATCGCCGTGCGCCTGGCGCGTGAAGGCGCCAGCGTGATGATTGGAGACATCGACCGTGACATGATGGCCCGGACGGAGCGCGAAATCTCCGAAGCAGGCGGCTCTATTCGCACCGTGAGCTGCGACGTCCGCCGCAAGCGCGACGTGCAGCGGATGGTGGCACAAACGCTGAGCTGGCAGGGCCGCCTTGACGTTCTGATGTACGTCGCCGGAGTCGGCAAGCTGGTCCCATTTACAAAGACGGATGAGAAACACTGGGACTGGATCGTGGACATCAATCTGAAGGGCGCGTACCTGGTGGCGCGCGAGGTGGCCCCGCACATGGTCCGCCAGCGCAAAGGGAAAATGGTTTTCATGGCCTCCACGAATAGCTGGGACGCCGAGGCCGAGCTTGCTCCTTACAACGCCTCCAAGGCCGGCCTGTTTCTGCTGGCCAAAACGCTGGCGCGCGAACTGGGGCATTGCGGAATCAATTCCAATGCCATCGGGCCGGGCCTCATTCGCACCCGCCTCACAGCCCCTATCCTGAAAGACAAGAAATTCATGAGCAAGTATAAGGACCTGATTCCCGTCGGGCGGCTCGGCGAGCCGGAGGATATCGCGGGTCCGGCGGCTTTTCTCGCGTCTTCGGACGCGGATTACATCAACGGAGTTCTGTTGTTCGTCGACGGCGGCCAGCTCGCCTGACCCGCCGTTCGGTTACTTTGCAGACGTGGGAGCAGTGGCGGCGAGTTTACCTCGCATTGGAGCAGTAGCGGCGAGTTTACCTCGCCACCTGGCGGCATAAAGCCGCCGCTACAGTCCCTTGAATTGGCGACAGCCGTAATCTCAATCAACAGGAGTTCAAATGCGCAAAGTGGTCAAAAGCAAGAAGGCACCTCGGCCTCGCGGTCCCTATTCTCCGGCCATCGTGTCGGGAGGCTTTGTTTTCGTCGCGGGCCAGGCGGCCATCAATCCCGAGACCGATGAGATGGAACTCGGAGACATTCAGGCGGAAACCCGGCGCACGCTGGAGAACATCAAGGCGATTCTCGAAGCCGCCGGAAGCTCCCTGAAAGATGTTGTCCGCGTCGGGGTCTTTCTTTCCGACATGAAAAATTTCGCCGCCATGAATGAAGTCTACAAGGAGTATTTTCCCACCGACCCGCCGGCCCGCACCACGGTCGGCGTCAGCATGCCGAAAATCAAGGTGGAAATCGACTGCATCGCACAGCTCAGCAAGTCCCGCAAACGAAAATAAGGATGAGTGAACTATGAATTACCAGGAACTGCCCACGCCCGCATTGACCATCGATCTCGACATCCTCGAGTGCAACCTCGACCGGATGGCCGGGTACTGCCGCGAGCACAGCATTGGACTGCGCCCGCACACCAAGACCCACAAAGTCCCGGAAGTCGGCCGGATGCAGGTGGAACGCGGCGCCGTGGGCCTCACCGTCGCCAAGGTGGGCGAGGCGGAGGTGATGGCAGGGGCGGGATTGGATGATATCCTGATCGCCTTTCCCATCTGGGGAGAAGAAAAGCTCCGCCGCATCGCCAGCATTGCACGCGACCGCAACATCCTGCTCTCGCTCGACAACGAAGCCACAGCCGAGGGTCTATCGCGGGCGGCAAGCGCCGCCGGAGCAACCGTCG is a window encoding:
- a CDS encoding RidA family protein, giving the protein MRKVVKSKKAPRPRGPYSPAIVSGGFVFVAGQAAINPETDEMELGDIQAETRRTLENIKAILEAAGSSLKDVVRVGVFLSDMKNFAAMNEVYKEYFPTDPPARTTVGVSMPKIKVEIDCIAQLSKSRKRK
- a CDS encoding SDR family oxidoreductase, whose translation is MNFIPDRFRGQCVLVVGGAQGIGKGIAVRLAREGASVMIGDIDRDMMARTEREISEAGGSIRTVSCDVRRKRDVQRMVAQTLSWQGRLDVLMYVAGVGKLVPFTKTDEKHWDWIVDINLKGAYLVAREVAPHMVRQRKGKMVFMASTNSWDAEAELAPYNASKAGLFLLAKTLARELGHCGINSNAIGPGLIRTRLTAPILKDKKFMSKYKDLIPVGRLGEPEDIAGPAAFLASSDADYINGVLLFVDGGQLA
- a CDS encoding nicotinate phosphoribosyltransferase, encoding MDPIFPTRALLVDLYELTMAAGYFEHAMDFQATFELFVRSLPAERSFLVAAGVDDALDYLESLRFSDDDIAYLRGLALFRALPEDFFEYLRTFRFEGDVAGVPEGTVVFAEEPILQLTAPVAAAQIVETYLLSVINFETLVASKAARVVHAAAGRSVLEFGTRRAQGPEAGLRAARAAYLGGCDATSNAEAGRLYGIPVAGTAAHSWTQAFPSERESFEALLEVFPDTGVLLIDTYDDLAGAETAASLGRKFSAVRLDSGDLIEKSRKVRAILDEHGLRDVKIIASGDLNEDRIEKLVEAGAPINSFGVGTDLATSRDVPALSVVYKLVEIDRGGQVEYKAKFSEEKVYCPGRKQVFRFSHEGKYHHDVIARFGETYADGEPLLQPLMRNGRRLEARRSASSIRETVLAGLGRLPAPYRRLRGAPDYPVEKSRALLELHEQVRSQYVTARKPAGAPRSS
- a CDS encoding cysteine hydrolase, which gives rise to MALPLALFDVDTQIDFMEPAGKLYVPHAEDIIPNLVRLMAYARERNIPVISSADAHAPDDPEFKVWPPHCVAGTRGQQHIKETFLPGALTVSMGSGPFIPPEKWPPQIILEKDVYETTANPNFDGILQALGPRRYIVFGVATEYCVRADVLALRERNKPVALVVDAIKAISEEGGRKALDEMAAAGVELVTTADVCK
- a CDS encoding amino acid permease, which encodes MASQLNHVSQKAEVRSLPREIGLLGSTTIVVGTIIGSGIFLVPHNVAMEVGSVFSLYLVWIVGGALALAGALSLAELGAAMPEAGGIYIYLREAYGKLLAFLYGWGSLLVIDAGSAATLGVAFGIYASGFVPLTSLEQKVLAGLVIAVLTAINILGVKKGTAVQTIFTIAKVGGLVIIIGCAIFLPPLTPAAAAHPLPTPHTTLSTFGVALVGVLWAYQGWHQLSYTAGEVKNPSKYLPLGFFLGTTIIIVVYLAANAAYLRVLPMPVMAEHQRVAATAMEFLIGPRGARFVSALILCSIFGALNGTILTSPRVYYAMAKDGVFFRMVARVHPKFQTPAVALIVLGAWSTVLAVSGSFEELYTYVIFAMWIFSAAAIAGVIILRRRLPDLDRPYRVWGYPVLPIAFILAALAIVANTMMTKPLESALGLAIILAGVPLYYAWRYWGGAGGRSLE
- a CDS encoding glycoside hydrolase family 27 protein, coding for MAPKPGLKLMVISSAILFLFLACASPAARAQELAATPPMGWNSWNHYACKVSDAIVREQARAMAANGMKAAGYEYINIDDCWQGKRDAKGIIHPNDRFPDMKALGDYIHSLGLKFGIYSSPGPKTCAKYEGSYHHEKQDAETYASWGVDYLKYDWCSARTVYKPSDMPAAYKKMHEALVATGRPIVYSLCQYGMDRVWRWGPSVGGNLWRTTDDIEDNYARMAFIGFGQEGLAKFAGPGHWNDPDMLEVGNGHMSADEYRTHMSLWCILAAPLISGNDLASMSQETLATLTNPEVIAVDQDPAGTEGYRVSQEGPLQVWVKPLADDSKAVGLFNAGESPMPVTIRFKDIGLSGEVSVRDLWERKDLGGFSGSYSARVPRHGVVMVRLKSGS